A DNA window from Nerophis lumbriciformis linkage group LG03, RoL_Nlum_v2.1, whole genome shotgun sequence contains the following coding sequences:
- the inka2 gene encoding PAK4-inhibitor INKA2 isoform X1, with protein MEQQTFRKKNMDVCLRRLKQELMSMKEAGDGLHAQMNSMMGALQELKLLQVQTTLESLSLSARPVLRGGTNHRDTLVSGTTSTSSSVGDHRLSDTLSLSPDTSMEFGATFSRDGQSRYSSQETLSSGSSLELDRVTQSENNQEALPRRWSGYMAPQVDFYGPVVGTPPPEPYVQPQAHPRSQVVDLPNILNRLSREGPSLDNNYSQDGVDDAGDWTSSLMSRTRNRQPLVLGDNIFADLVGNWLDLPEVETDVGKEETRMKREVEMAEESSDIPDAPAHPLRLSRSQEICRKFSLTTNIFKKFFRSVRPDRDKLLKERPGWMAPELSEGDFFKRPRKMASKSSQKGSFYLPFWANNGPQCKGRLGHAETLTEQNHFHHVHDKPFAGIYLDRRQPETSLRKLQPLFDNNKAVWV; from the coding sequence ATGTCCATGAAAGAAGCAGGAGATGGTCTCCACGCTCAGATGAATTCGATGATGGGAGCCCTCCAGGAACTCAAGCTCCTTCAGGTCCAGACCACTCTCGAAAGCCTCAGCCTGTCAGCTCGACCGGTCCTAAGAGGTGGAACCAATCACCGGGACACACTAGTTTCTGGCACAACGTCTACAAGCTCTTCAGTCGGAGATCACAGGTTGTCTGACACACTCAGCCTGAGTCCGGACACTTCCATGGAGTTCGGAGCCACGTTTTCCAGAGATGGACAAAGTAGATACAGCAGTCAAGAGACTTTGTCTTCTGGATCCAGTCTGGAGTTGGACAGAGTAACACAAAGCGAGAATAACCAGGAGGCGTTACCAAGGAGGTGGTCAGGCTACATGGCACCACAGGTAGACTTCTATGGGCCAGTGGTGGGGACACCTCCACCAGAACCATACGTCCAACCCCAGGCTCATCCGCGTTCACAGGTGGTGGATCTGCCAAACATCCTCAACAGACTCTCCAGGGAAGGTCCATCATTGGACAACAACTACTCCCAGGACGGTGTTGATGATGCCGGCGACTGGACTTCCTCGCTCATGAGCCGCACTCGCAACCGCCAACCTTTAGTGCTTGGAGACAACATCTTTGCCGACCTCGTAGGCAATTGGCTGGACTTGCCAGAGGTAGAGACGGATGTGGGGAAGGAGGAGACGAGGATGAAGAGGGAGGTGGAGATGGCAGAGGAAAGCTCCGACATACCGGACGCTCCGGCTCACCCACTCCGTCTTAGCCGCTCTCAGGAAATCTGCCGGAAGTTCTCGCTCACCACAAACATCTTCAAGAAGTTCTTCCGCAGCGTTCGACCAGACCGGGACAAGCTGCTGAAGGAAAGGCCCGGCTGGATGGCGCCTGAGCTCTCAGAGGGCGACTTCTTTAAACGGCCCAGAAAGATGGCTTCCAAAAGCAGCCAGAAAGGAAGCTTCTACTTGCCGTTCTGGGCTAACAACGGACCACAGTGTAAAGGGCGGTTGGGTCACGCTGAAACTCTGACAGAACAAAATCACTTCCACCACGTCCACGACAAACCTTTCGCAGGGATTTACTTAGACCGCAGACAGCCAGAGACTAGTTTGAGGAAATTGCAGCCATTGTTTGACAACAACAAAGCTGTGTGGGTTTGA
- the inka2 gene encoding PAK4-inhibitor INKA2 isoform X2, whose protein sequence is MSMKEAGDGLHAQMNSMMGALQELKLLQVQTTLESLSLSARPVLRGGTNHRDTLVSGTTSTSSSVGDHRLSDTLSLSPDTSMEFGATFSRDGQSRYSSQETLSSGSSLELDRVTQSENNQEALPRRWSGYMAPQVDFYGPVVGTPPPEPYVQPQAHPRSQVVDLPNILNRLSREGPSLDNNYSQDGVDDAGDWTSSLMSRTRNRQPLVLGDNIFADLVGNWLDLPEVETDVGKEETRMKREVEMAEESSDIPDAPAHPLRLSRSQEICRKFSLTTNIFKKFFRSVRPDRDKLLKERPGWMAPELSEGDFFKRPRKMASKSSQKGSFYLPFWANNGPQCKGRLGHAETLTEQNHFHHVHDKPFAGIYLDRRQPETSLRKLQPLFDNNKAVWV, encoded by the coding sequence ATGTCCATGAAAGAAGCAGGAGATGGTCTCCACGCTCAGATGAATTCGATGATGGGAGCCCTCCAGGAACTCAAGCTCCTTCAGGTCCAGACCACTCTCGAAAGCCTCAGCCTGTCAGCTCGACCGGTCCTAAGAGGTGGAACCAATCACCGGGACACACTAGTTTCTGGCACAACGTCTACAAGCTCTTCAGTCGGAGATCACAGGTTGTCTGACACACTCAGCCTGAGTCCGGACACTTCCATGGAGTTCGGAGCCACGTTTTCCAGAGATGGACAAAGTAGATACAGCAGTCAAGAGACTTTGTCTTCTGGATCCAGTCTGGAGTTGGACAGAGTAACACAAAGCGAGAATAACCAGGAGGCGTTACCAAGGAGGTGGTCAGGCTACATGGCACCACAGGTAGACTTCTATGGGCCAGTGGTGGGGACACCTCCACCAGAACCATACGTCCAACCCCAGGCTCATCCGCGTTCACAGGTGGTGGATCTGCCAAACATCCTCAACAGACTCTCCAGGGAAGGTCCATCATTGGACAACAACTACTCCCAGGACGGTGTTGATGATGCCGGCGACTGGACTTCCTCGCTCATGAGCCGCACTCGCAACCGCCAACCTTTAGTGCTTGGAGACAACATCTTTGCCGACCTCGTAGGCAATTGGCTGGACTTGCCAGAGGTAGAGACGGATGTGGGGAAGGAGGAGACGAGGATGAAGAGGGAGGTGGAGATGGCAGAGGAAAGCTCCGACATACCGGACGCTCCGGCTCACCCACTCCGTCTTAGCCGCTCTCAGGAAATCTGCCGGAAGTTCTCGCTCACCACAAACATCTTCAAGAAGTTCTTCCGCAGCGTTCGACCAGACCGGGACAAGCTGCTGAAGGAAAGGCCCGGCTGGATGGCGCCTGAGCTCTCAGAGGGCGACTTCTTTAAACGGCCCAGAAAGATGGCTTCCAAAAGCAGCCAGAAAGGAAGCTTCTACTTGCCGTTCTGGGCTAACAACGGACCACAGTGTAAAGGGCGGTTGGGTCACGCTGAAACTCTGACAGAACAAAATCACTTCCACCACGTCCACGACAAACCTTTCGCAGGGATTTACTTAGACCGCAGACAGCCAGAGACTAGTTTGAGGAAATTGCAGCCATTGTTTGACAACAACAAAGCTGTGTGGGTTTGA